One segment of Brassica napus cultivar Da-Ae chromosome C3, Da-Ae, whole genome shotgun sequence DNA contains the following:
- the LOC111204796 gene encoding KIN17-like protein codes for MGKNDFLTPKAIANRMKAKGLQKLRWYCQMCQKQCRDENGFKCHCMSESHQRQMQVFGQNQRRVLQGYSEEFEKTFLDLMRRSHRFSRIAATVVYNEYINDRHHVHMNSTEWATLTQFIKYLGKTGKCKVEETPKGWFITYIDRDSETIFKERLKNKRVKSDLAEEEKQEREIRRQIERAKEGEGSGKDDDEGEGEDKKKGEDFGLKSGVVKVGFSLGGGAKQVVTTGESSKPVFEEEESEREEKKKKRRKGGDLEKERRSALDELMKEEERKKERMNRKPYWLFQGIVVKVMSKALADKGYYKQKGVVRKVIDDYVGEIEMIDSKHVLRVDQEELETVIPQIGGLVKIVNGAYRGSVAKLLGVDTEKFCAKVQIEKGVYEGRVIKSIEYEDICKLA; via the coding sequence ATGGGTAAGAACGATTTCCTCACCCCGAAGGCGATCGCGAACCGGATGAAAGCGAAAGGCCTCCAGAAGCTCCGGTGGTACTGCCAGATGTGCCAGAAGCAGTGCCGCGACGAGAACGGGTTCAAGTGCCACTGCATGAGCGAGTCTCACCAGCGCCAGATGCAGGTCTTCGGCCAGAACCAGAGGCGCGTCCTCCAGGGCTACTCCGAGGAGTTCGAGAAGACCTTCCTCGACCTCATGCGGCGGAGCCACCGTTTCTCTCGCATCGCCGCCACCGTGGTGTACAACGAGTACATCAACGACAGGCACCACGTGCACATGAACTCGACGGAGTGGGCGACGCTGACCCAGTTTATAAAGTATTTGGGGAAGACGGGGAAGTGTAAGGTCGAGGAGACGCCTAAAGGGTGGTTCATTACTTATATTGATAGAGATTCGGAGACTATTTTTAAAGAGAGGTTGAAGAATAAGAGGGTGAAGAGTGATTTGGCTGAGGAGGAGAAGCAGGAGAGGGAGATTCGGAGACAGATTGAGAGAGCCAAGGAAGGTGAAGGTAGTGGTAAAGATGATGATGAGGGTGAGGGTGAGgacaagaagaaaggtgaagaCTTTGGGTTGAAGAGTGGTGTTGTCAAGGTTGGGTTTTCACTCGGTGGAGGGGCTAAACAGGTTGTTACTACGGGTGAGAGCTCGAAGCCTGTGTTTGAGGAGgaagagagcgagagagaggagaagaagaagaagaggagaaaagGTGGAGACTTGGAGAAGGAGAGAAGGTCGGCTTTGGATGAGTTGATGAAGGAggaagagaggaagaaggagaggaTGAATCGCAAGCCTTACTGGCTGTTCCAAGGGATTGTTGTGAAGGTGATGAGTAAAGCTCTGGCGGATAAAGGGTATTATAAGCAGAAGGGTGTGGTGAGGAAAGTGATTGATGACTATGTCGGGGAGATTGAGATGATTGATTCTAAGCATGTGTTGCGAGTTGATCAGGAGGAGCTTGAGACTGTGATTCCTCAGATTGGAGGGTTGGTGAAGATTGTGAATGGGGCGTATCGCGGTTCAGTTGCGAAGTTGTTGGGCGTGGATACGGAGAAGTTCTGTGCTAAAGTGCAGATTGAGAAAGGTGTTTATGAAGGGAGAGTCATCAAGTCTATTGAGTATGAGGATATATGCAAACTAGCTTAG
- the LOC106358622 gene encoding LOW QUALITY PROTEIN: F-box/LRR-repeat protein 13-like (The sequence of the model RefSeq protein was modified relative to this genomic sequence to represent the inferred CDS: inserted 2 bases in 1 codon; deleted 1 base in 1 codon): MFTFMDAARVKPALSTNPPSEVDLLSSLPDCLIFQVFLNLPTKAVVKTSVLSTRWTNLWKDIPGLDLDPEDFNIHETFVSFVDNFFERNRGSSIHRFKLMYDSSYFEEPGLVNRWVDTTARLKVEHLDVSDYWDXVYTCSSLVSLRLVRMSLPNPELVSLPSLKALVLILVVFTNKWALENLLLVPIGDDERLVFFYNSH; the protein is encoded by the exons ATGTTTACGTTCATGGATGCAGCCAGAGTGAAACCTGCTCTTTCCACCAACCCACCGAGCGAAGTTGATCTGCTAAGCAGTTTGCCAGATTGCTTAATATTCCAGGTATTCTTAAATCTCCCGACCAAAGCTGTGGTTAAGACTAGTGTGTTGTCCACCAGATGGACAAATCTCTGGAAAGACATACCTGGTCTGGATTTGGACCCCGAGGATTTCAATATACACGAAACATTCGTGAGTTTTGTCGATAACTTTTTTGAACGCAACCGCGGTTCGTCCATACATCGGTTTAAGTTAATGTACGATTCTTCTTACTTTGAAGAGCCTGGTCTTGTCAATCGCTGGGTCGACACGACTGCTAGGCTTAAAGTTGAACATCTCGATGTTTCAGATTATTGGGA AGTTTACACTTGTAGTAGCTTGGTGTCC CTAAGGCTCGTGAGAATGAGCTTACCTAATCCAGAGCTCGTTTCTTTACCTTCTCTCAAAGCTCTGGTTTTAATCCTCGTTGTGTTTACCAACAAATGGGCATTAGAGAATTTATTGTTGGTGCCCATTGGAGATGATGAAAGGTTGGTCTTCTTCTACAATTCACACTAG
- the LOC106358626 gene encoding anaphase-promoting complex subunit 6-like gives MSDQCLLMLGDAKVDEDGNVYDAKDGNLIYFDKDGEDREINISSAICFLRGKAYGALQNRSQARQWYKAAIKADPLCYEALECLIESHMLTSEEESNLLSSLQFSPEDGWLSSFYSCLIKKYDKESTVEARFKKLENEISGCVSGSSMISTLVNNTDLLACKAEYYHQCCQYQKCFELTSGLLEKDPFHLKCTLVHLAAAMELGNSNELYLMACNLVKDYPSKALSWFPVGCYYYCIKKYAEARRYFSKATNIDGSFSPAWIGFGNSFAAQEEGDQAMSAYRTAARLFPGCHLPTLYIGMEYMRTHSYKLADQFFMQAKAICPSDPLVYNELRVVSYHMKEYGKAVRWFEKTLAHIPSVLTEIWEPTVVNLAHAFRKLRKYREAISYYERALTLSTKSLSTYSGLAYTYHLQGDFSAAISHYHKALWLKPDDQFCTEMLNVALLDECQNGLDSTVELC, from the exons ATGTC GGATCAGTGTTTATTGATGCTTGGTGATGCCAAGGTTGATGAAGATGGTAATGTGTATGACGCTAAAGATGGTAACttgatttattttgataaaGATGGAGAGGACCGTGAGATTAAT ATATCATCTGCAATATGCTTTTTGAGAGGGAAAGCATATGGAGCTTTACAAAACCGTTCACAAGCTCGGCAATG GTATAAAGCTGCTATCAAGGCTGATCCGCTGTGCTATGAG GCGTTGGAATGCCTTATTGAAAGTCATATGCTCACATCTGAAGAAG AATCAAATCTGCTTTCCTCGCTTCAATTTAGTCCAGAAGACGGATGGCTCTCTTCTTTCTATTCATGCTTGATAAAGAAG TATGACAAAGAGAGCACAGTAGAAGCTAGGTTCAAGAAACTTGAGAACGAAATTAGTGGTTGTGTGTCTGGCTCATCTATGATCAGTACACTGGTCAATAACACTGATCTGTTGGCCTGTAAAGCTGAGTACTACCATCAATGCTGTCAGTATCAGAAGTGTTTCGAACTAACCTCTGG ACTTCTTGAGAAAGATCCGTTTCATCTAAAGTGTACCTTGGTACATTTGGCCGCTGCCATGGAGCTTGGTAATTCAAATGAGCTCTATCTAATGGCGTGCAATTTGGTAAAAGACTACCCTTCGAA AGCCCTGTCATGGTTTCCGGTGGGTTGTTACTACTATTGTATCAAAAAGTATGCTGAAGCTCGGCGGTACTTTAG CAAAGCGACGAATATAGATGGCTCATTCTCACCAGCTTGGATAGGCTTTGGTAATTCCTTTGCCGCCCAAGAGGAGGGTGACCAAGCCATGTCTGCCTATCGAACTGCAGCTAGGCTATTTCCAGG GTGTCATTTGCCAACTCTGTACATTGGAATGGAGTATATGCGAACTCACAGCTACAAGCTTGCTGACCAG TTTTTCATGCAAGCAAAGGCAATATGCCCTTCAGATCCACTTGTTTATAATGAACTCAGAGTTGTTTCATATCATATGAAAGA GTATGGTAAAGCTGTGAGGTGGTTTGAGAAGACGTTGGCCCATATACCATCTGTATTAACTGAAATCTGGGAACCAACTGTGGTCAACCTCGCTCATGCATTTAGGAAGCTAAG GAAGTACCGTGAAGCTATATCATACTATGAAAGAGCACTTACGCTATCAACTAAAAGCTTAAGCACTTATTCCGGCTTGGCGTACACTTACCATTTGCAG GGGGATTTCTCAGCTGCTATCTCTCATTATCACAAG gCCTTGTGGTTGAAACCTGATGATCAATTCTGTACCGAGATGTTGAACGTGGCTCTCTTGGATGAATGCCAGAACGGGCTTGATTCAACGGTTGAGCTCTGTTGA
- the LOC125575019 gene encoding pathogen-related protein-like isoform X2, giving the protein MEVWPEGSLEETVQNAIMSWEMEFSHKIRLQDFKTINPDKFKLFVNGREGLSAEETLRLGSYNALLKTSLPGEFQYYKPEEESFESSHDAFRSALPRGFAFEILSVYSGPPNIAFKFRHWGYFEGDFKGHAPTGEIVQFLGLGVLKVDELLRAEEIEIYYDPGELFGGLLKGPPILETKTTGSGNNTAEKHSCPFTH; this is encoded by the exons ATGGAG GTTTGGCCAGAAGGATCCTTGGAAGAGACGGTTCAAAACGCTATCATGTCATGGGAGATGGAGTTCTCACACAAGATCCGTTTACAAGACTTCAAGACTATAAACCCTGATAAGTTTAAGCTCTTTGTCAATG ggAGAGAAGGATTATCGGCTGAAGAAACACTTAGGCTTGGGAGTTACAATGCTTTGCTCAAGACCTCTCTGCCTGGAGAGTTTCAGTACTATAAGCCAGAGGAAGAGAGCTTTGAGTCATCACATGACGCCTTTAGATCTGCTTTACCACGTGGGTTTGCTTTTGAGATACTTTCTGTGTACTCAGGGCCGCCTAATATAGCCTTCAAGTTTAGACATTGGGGATACTTTGAAGGAGATTTCAAAGGTCATGCTCCTACTGGGGAAATTGTTCAGTTCCTAGGCCTAGGAGTTCTAAAG GTTGATGAACTGCTTAGAGCAGAGGAGATTGAGATTTATTATGATCCAGGAGAGCTGTTCGGGGGACTGCTCAAGGGACCTCCTATATTAGAGACCAAAACCACAGGCAGTGGAAACAACACTGCAGAGAAACACAGCTGTCCCTTCACACATTAA
- the LOC125575019 gene encoding pathogen-related protein-like isoform X1, which produces MASSADAPLESGLSSLRLAADKYRSILNDEKTGNIRWRYGGPPLFDTVNKLFEEERTHVWPEGSLEETVQNAIMSWEMEFSHKIRLQDFKTINPDKFKLFVNGREGLSAEETLRLGSYNALLKTSLPGEFQYYKPEEESFESSHDAFRSALPRGFAFEILSVYSGPPNIAFKFRHWGYFEGDFKGHAPTGEIVQFLGLGVLKVDELLRAEEIEIYYDPGELFGGLLKGPPILETKTTGSGNNTAEKHSCPFTH; this is translated from the exons atggcttcttctgCGGATGCTCCTCTAGAGAGTGGCCTTTCGTCTCTAAGATTGGCGGCGGATAAGTACCGATCGATCTTGAACGATGAAAAAACTGGAAATATACGGTGGAGGTACGGTGGTCCTCCGCTATTTGACACTGTGAACAAGCTCTTCGAAGAAGAAAGAACCCAT GTTTGGCCAGAAGGATCCTTGGAAGAGACGGTTCAAAACGCTATCATGTCATGGGAGATGGAGTTCTCACACAAGATCCGTTTACAAGACTTCAAGACTATAAACCCTGATAAGTTTAAGCTCTTTGTCAATG ggAGAGAAGGATTATCGGCTGAAGAAACACTTAGGCTTGGGAGTTACAATGCTTTGCTCAAGACCTCTCTGCCTGGAGAGTTTCAGTACTATAAGCCAGAGGAAGAGAGCTTTGAGTCATCACATGACGCCTTTAGATCTGCTTTACCACGTGGGTTTGCTTTTGAGATACTTTCTGTGTACTCAGGGCCGCCTAATATAGCCTTCAAGTTTAGACATTGGGGATACTTTGAAGGAGATTTCAAAGGTCATGCTCCTACTGGGGAAATTGTTCAGTTCCTAGGCCTAGGAGTTCTAAAG GTTGATGAACTGCTTAGAGCAGAGGAGATTGAGATTTATTATGATCCAGGAGAGCTGTTCGGGGGACTGCTCAAGGGACCTCCTATATTAGAGACCAAAACCACAGGCAGTGGAAACAACACTGCAGAGAAACACAGCTGTCCCTTCACACATTAA
- the LOC125583392 gene encoding protein MHF2 homolog: protein MDATNAFDSVISCSLLPLSFDVFSSARHLQAHLGAKISRERSDAIDATDAEVALGTSKKNRLASANANALKLSCELLKSFVSEAVQRAAIIAEAEGMDKIEASHFERILPQLLLDF from the exons ATGGACGCTACCAATGCCTTCGATTCTGTGATATCCTGCTCGCTTCTTCCCTTATCATTCGATGTTTTCTCCTCTGCACGCCATCTTCAAGCACATTTGGGCGCGAAGATTTCGCG AGAGAGGAGTGATGCCATTGATGCTACAGACGCTGAG GTTGCTCTGGGAACATCCAAGAAGAACAGACTTGCTTCTG CCAACGCGAATGCTCTGAAACTTAGCTGTGAGCTTCTCAAGAGCTTTGTCTCAG AGGCTGTGCAGCGCGCGGCTATAATTGCTGAAGCTGAGGGGATGGATAAGATTGAAGCGAGTCATTTTGAGAGGATTCTTCCTCAGCTTCTTTTAGACTTTTAA
- the LOC125583921 gene encoding uncharacterized protein LOC125583921 yields the protein MINCFKDPLHVLMTVLLSTNDDDDGHEEAVVDDHSNDVREDSKVDAKEDECQVVCPTLTLTSSLRKVDSNKKEKKKVQWVDLMGIKELAEIREFEPSGEDDIDSDGEKNCFCVIL from the exons ATGATCAACTGTTTCAAAGACCCATTACATGTTTTGATGACTGTTTTGCTTT CCACTAATGATGACGATGATGGTCATGAAGAGGCTGTTGTGGATGATCATAGCAATGATGTTAGGGAAGACTCAAAAGTGGACGCAAAGGAAGACGAATGTCAAGTTGTTTGTCCTACTCTCACTCTGACAAGTAGTCTCAGAAAGGTGGATTCTaataagaaggagaagaagaaggtacAATGGGTGGATTTGATGGGGATAAAAGAGCTTGCTGAGATTCGAGAattcgaacccag TGGAGAAGATGATATTGACTCTGATGGGGAGAAAAACTGCTTCTGTGTTATCCTTTGA